The Metabacillus schmidteae genome includes a region encoding these proteins:
- a CDS encoding GTP cyclohydrolase II — MEGNNMISTVEIKNVVKGKLKTIYGEFYLYRFLISNDLEDGEISEHLALVKGEGLDKEPILCRINSACITSEAFNCQRCDCKWQLDKAMDVISKNGKGIITYHPSHEGRGFGLGLKLLSYNLMETGIDSSTSYLNLGLGTDDKRDFRAAVSILNYFNIKQVKMLGNNKRKSNVLESAGIKIVDRFSLIYEGNNNEIKEYLFKKSSEPDQDLLREKYRVYEKLS; from the coding sequence TTGGAGGGAAATAATATGATATCCACAGTTGAAATTAAAAATGTAGTTAAGGGGAAATTGAAAACAATCTATGGTGAATTTTATCTTTATCGTTTTTTAATCTCAAATGATCTGGAAGATGGAGAAATATCTGAACATCTAGCTCTTGTAAAAGGGGAAGGGTTGGATAAGGAACCTATTTTATGTAGAATAAATTCAGCTTGTATTACGAGCGAAGCCTTTAATTGTCAAAGATGTGATTGTAAGTGGCAGTTAGATAAGGCGATGGATGTTATTTCAAAAAATGGAAAAGGGATTATCACTTACCATCCTTCCCATGAAGGAAGAGGGTTTGGATTAGGTTTGAAATTATTGTCTTATAATTTAATGGAAACAGGCATCGATTCTTCAACATCTTATTTAAATCTAGGATTAGGAACTGATGATAAGAGGGATTTCCGTGCAGCCGTCAGTATCTTAAATTACTTTAATATTAAACAAGTTAAAATGCTAGGAAATAATAAAAGGAAAAGCAATGTATTAGAAAGTGCAGGGATAAAAATAGTAGATAGATTTTCTCTCATATATGAAGGTAACAACAATGAAATAAAAGAGTATTTATTTAAAAAATCATCAGAACCTGATCAAGATTTATTAAGGGAGAAGTATAGAGTTTATGAAAAACTTTCATAA
- a CDS encoding CPBP family intramembrane glutamic endopeptidase, translated as MIIESCSNKVLFKNLIQFVWLLVAEELLFRYLYFQYATNSSHTAFYILINCFIFIYYHYFNRFSYRFYKLKDYIYQGLFAINVGVLFMYTNSFLLCVICHLLYNSIQFVTLILSSQSIRRVFIRRDNNENTYTG; from the coding sequence ATGATTATTGAGTCGTGTTCTAATAAGGTGTTGTTCAAAAACTTAATACAATTCGTTTGGTTACTAGTTGCCGAGGAATTGTTATTTAGGTATCTTTATTTTCAATATGCCACTAATTCAAGTCATACAGCTTTTTATATTTTAATAAACTGTTTCATTTTTATCTACTATCATTATTTCAATCGGTTTTCATATCGATTTTACAAGCTCAAAGATTATATTTATCAGGGGTTGTTTGCTATAAACGTTGGTGTTTTATTTATGTACACTAATTCGTTTCTGCTCTGTGTAATTTGTCATCTCCTTTACAACTCAATCCAGTTCGTAACATTAATTTTAAGCTCTCAATCAATAAGAAGAGTATTCATACGGAGGGATAATAATGAAAATACCTACACTGGATAA
- the tmk gene encoding dTMP kinase, with the protein MKRGLLIAVCGLDGAGKTTQINLLNNWFETNKLPCEITKQPTDYYRNDRRVRRYLDHGECQDMKVLALLAAADRRYHLSAYIEPSIKRGMSIITDRYLYSSLAYFKFRGLEHEYVKYLNGDIREPDITIFLDIDPEITLLRVRNRDGQHTKYEEKDPRMFTEIRNHFKEVLPATTLLIDATLDKQTIHERIVSEVSNKQSVLNGGVSVGIK; encoded by the coding sequence ATGAAAAGAGGATTATTAATTGCAGTCTGTGGCTTGGATGGGGCTGGAAAGACAACTCAAATAAATTTATTAAATAACTGGTTTGAAACGAATAAATTACCATGTGAAATAACAAAGCAACCAACTGATTATTATAGAAACGATAGAAGAGTACGTCGCTATCTTGATCATGGTGAGTGCCAAGATATGAAGGTGTTGGCCCTATTAGCTGCTGCTGATCGAAGATATCACTTATCTGCATATATTGAGCCAAGCATAAAAAGAGGAATGTCGATAATAACAGATAGGTACTTATATAGCTCATTAGCCTATTTTAAATTTAGAGGATTAGAGCACGAGTATGTTAAATACTTAAATGGAGATATTCGCGAACCTGATATAACGATTTTTTTAGACATAGACCCTGAGATTACTTTGTTAAGAGTTCGCAATCGAGATGGTCAGCATACTAAATATGAAGAAAAGGATCCTAGAATGTTTACGGAAATTAGAAATCATTTCAAAGAAGTCCTGCCTGCTACTACTCTTTTAATCGATGCTACGCTAGATAAACAAACAATTCATGAAAGGATCGTTTCAGAAGTGTCTAATAAGCAATCAGTACTTAATGGAGGTGTTTCTGTTGGAATTAAATAA
- a CDS encoding cupin domain-containing protein, producing the protein MELNKFMKRIEESGALETGRNSRELCDFISTHVDLNTIRQWLSDIVHKHPDDKLSNLASLMEIHPLGFEKYVLWDSSTGQRARLHYWPQNKWPFESIHDHRFNFCAIVIKGHYIHEEYDVNERRDTDEVKITLTRKQIVDTGQCYYFQAGTFHRIIPSDEETISLIIRSSPLLPYSRVVNPETLKMKRAYGAVKKFKEKIKVLESVI; encoded by the coding sequence TTGGAATTAAATAAATTCATGAAACGTATTGAAGAATCGGGTGCTCTAGAGACAGGTAGAAATTCTAGAGAATTATGTGATTTCATTAGTACTCATGTTGATTTGAATACTATTCGGCAGTGGTTATCCGATATTGTACATAAACATCCAGATGATAAGTTATCGAATTTAGCTTCCTTAATGGAGATACATCCACTAGGTTTTGAAAAGTATGTTCTATGGGATAGTTCTACTGGCCAAAGGGCAAGACTACATTATTGGCCACAAAATAAATGGCCATTTGAAAGTATCCACGATCATCGTTTTAATTTTTGTGCGATCGTGATAAAAGGCCATTACATACATGAAGAATATGATGTGAATGAAAGGAGAGACACGGATGAGGTTAAAATAACCCTTACAAGGAAGCAAATAGTTGATACAGGTCAATGCTATTACTTCCAAGCAGGTACTTTTCATAGAATTATTCCAAGTGATGAGGAAACAATTTCTTTAATAATCAGGAGCTCCCCTTTGTTACCATACTCCCGCGTAGTGAATCCAGAAACTCTCAAAATGAAGCGTGCCTATGGAGCCGTTAAGAAGTTTAAAGAAAAAATTAAAGTACTAGAATCAGTTATATGA
- a CDS encoding MFS transporter has translation MKRYSKDFLILFSGQTISNLGNQIYLIALPWLVYELTHSSFDMGTISAIMALPDLLFALIIGTIIDRYNRKRILWIASFIQLIIVLIIPILFITNMLEIYHIYITGFLYSSATLIFITCYRSCIPDLTDEDSLVEVNSLIQLSLTLIKMIGPLLAGIIIANFGIVEGFMVDAFTYFLLIICIFNTKLPKEKVRKRNTFFFDDLKNGITFTLGSKILRYLIWLVLIVNIGMSIALSLMVFHLRGDGNLSANQVGYVYSISGIFSLGFTLFAPKIARKMGSMSAISLACMISGLGLLFIPFTQNIILKGITLGLITGGGTLGAIYINSMLQKQVPSEYLGRVFATTQMISRVSVPLALVVGGWGSETRFGVSGMFIISSFIVILSTLGFYLKMKLVNDSKRKGEIQV, from the coding sequence TTGAAAAGGTATTCCAAAGATTTTTTAATTCTATTCTCCGGCCAAACCATATCAAATCTAGGTAACCAGATCTATCTGATTGCTCTACCTTGGTTAGTTTATGAATTAACACATTCAAGTTTTGATATGGGAACGATTTCGGCAATTATGGCTCTCCCTGATCTCTTATTTGCTCTGATTATTGGCACGATCATTGATAGGTATAATCGGAAACGAATTTTATGGATAGCAAGTTTTATTCAACTAATTATTGTATTAATTATTCCGATACTCTTTATAACCAATATGTTGGAAATATATCACATTTATATAACGGGTTTTCTTTACTCCTCCGCAACATTGATTTTTATTACTTGCTACAGAAGTTGTATTCCAGATTTAACTGATGAAGATAGCTTAGTCGAGGTTAACTCTCTAATTCAATTATCCTTAACTCTTATTAAAATGATAGGACCACTATTAGCAGGTATAATTATCGCTAATTTTGGAATTGTTGAAGGTTTTATGGTGGATGCTTTTACATATTTTCTACTAATTATTTGTATTTTTAATACAAAATTACCAAAAGAAAAGGTAAGGAAAAGAAACACTTTCTTTTTTGATGATTTAAAAAATGGTATTACATTCACATTAGGTTCCAAAATTCTAAGATATTTAATTTGGCTTGTATTAATCGTGAATATTGGTATGTCAATTGCACTATCTTTAATGGTTTTCCATTTAAGAGGAGATGGAAATCTATCAGCAAATCAAGTTGGTTATGTATATTCAATTTCTGGCATTTTTTCTCTAGGGTTTACCCTTTTTGCTCCTAAGATTGCAAGGAAAATGGGGAGTATGTCAGCAATTTCATTAGCATGTATGATCTCAGGTTTAGGGTTACTTTTTATTCCATTTACTCAGAATATTATTTTAAAGGGAATTACTTTAGGATTAATAACGGGTGGTGGCACTTTAGGAGCGATCTATATTAATAGTATGTTACAGAAACAAGTTCCCTCTGAATATCTTGGACGAGTGTTTGCAACGACACAGATGATTAGTAGAGTATCCGTACCTTTAGCACTAGTAGTAGGGGGATGGGGATCAGAAACAAGATTTGGGGTTAGTGGAATGTTTATCATTTCTAGTTTCATTGTGATTCTTTCTACCTTAGGTTTTTATTTAAAAATGAAATTGGTGAATGATTCAAAGAGAAAAGGGGAGATACAAGTATGA
- a CDS encoding DUF4275 family protein → MDVVEFLKNKKIRAKEIPAWGVYLRTRWDEEFAAHLSVQEKKSIFLYDEDGFSGYLWHIFSYEKKECLESEKAERAFDVERKRFCYLFYQHCDHALLIENASALKAADLVDEEDVYIVDKDFTWTYVVTHEKGWYGPYFAR, encoded by the coding sequence ATGGATGTAGTCGAGTTTTTAAAAAATAAAAAGATACGAGCAAAAGAAATTCCTGCATGGGGTGTCTATTTACGAACAAGATGGGATGAAGAATTTGCTGCCCATCTTAGTGTTCAAGAAAAGAAATCTATATTCCTTTACGATGAAGATGGTTTTTCTGGTTATCTCTGGCATATTTTCAGTTATGAGAAAAAAGAGTGCTTAGAGAGTGAAAAAGCGGAGAGGGCTTTTGATGTAGAGCGTAAAAGGTTTTGCTACCTATTTTATCAACATTGCGATCATGCACTATTAATTGAAAATGCTTCAGCCCTAAAAGCAGCAGATTTAGTTGACGAAGAGGATGTATACATAGTTGACAAAGACTTTACTTGGACCTATGTTGTGACACATGAAAAGGGCTGGTATGGTCCTTATTTTGCAAGGTAA
- a CDS encoding SDR family NAD(P)-dependent oxidoreductase, which produces MKNFHKAKKSVIVTGISGGIAQPLIINLKQEGYDIIGLDINDYEGETIDFHRIDLSNKESIIKVLEEVNCLNNVEGVIHLGGIYPNKKIEEYDSDLWEKVFSVNVSSIFYLIQGLLEKAENLKSIILVSSTASVIGSKDPAYTASKAALTGLSKSLSLSLAYRNIRVNTVLPGIIDTKMSKTQSEQRRNYHISNTLSKRIGHPEDVANMISFLLSPKSSYVWGAQIEINGGMTL; this is translated from the coding sequence ATGAAAAACTTTCATAAAGCTAAGAAAAGTGTAATAGTGACGGGGATAAGTGGTGGAATTGCACAGCCATTAATCATAAATTTGAAACAAGAGGGATATGACATCATTGGATTAGATATAAACGATTATGAAGGTGAAACAATTGATTTTCATAGAATTGATTTAAGTAATAAAGAATCTATTATTAAGGTATTAGAAGAGGTTAACTGTCTAAATAATGTTGAAGGTGTTATTCATTTAGGTGGAATTTATCCCAATAAAAAAATAGAGGAGTATGACAGTGATCTGTGGGAAAAAGTATTTTCAGTTAATGTAAGCTCTATATTCTATCTGATTCAGGGTCTCTTAGAGAAAGCTGAAAACTTAAAGTCTATCATATTAGTTTCTTCTACAGCCTCAGTAATTGGAAGTAAAGATCCTGCTTATACAGCTTCAAAAGCAGCATTAACTGGTCTGAGTAAAAGTTTAAGTCTATCTTTAGCTTATCGCAATATAAGGGTAAATACTGTGTTACCAGGAATCATCGATACGAAAATGTCGAAAACACAAAGTGAACAAAGAAGAAATTATCATATTTCCAATACATTATCAAAAAGAATTGGTCATCCAGAAGATGTTGCTAACATGATCAGTTTTTTACTTAGTCCAAAATCCTCTTATGTTTGGGGTGCTCAAATAGAAATAAACGGGGGAATGACATTATGA
- a CDS encoding PqqD family peptide modification chaperone, producing MINKKPMLDYLINIKKAGKDTYLIRGRETWVLNDVAEEVCMLSTGKNTVGEMSKLISTKFNEEENVVQDDIKELLLYFEQENIIKF from the coding sequence ATGATTAATAAAAAACCAATGCTAGATTATTTAATTAATATAAAAAAGGCTGGCAAGGATACTTACTTAATACGTGGACGTGAGACTTGGGTATTAAATGATGTAGCAGAAGAGGTCTGTATGTTATCTACTGGGAAAAATACAGTGGGGGAGATGAGTAAATTAATTAGCACGAAATTCAATGAAGAAGAGAATGTCGTTCAAGATGATATTAAAGAATTATTACTATATTTTGAACAAGAAAACATCATAAAATTCTAG
- the pyrF gene encoding orotidine-5'-phosphate decarboxylase: MEEFSDLVIKTSMEKESSIVVGLDPIISYFPKNLQGNGNICKAIYDFNKLVIDVIHPFVVAIKPQLAYYEVYGSKGILALEKTIKYAKSKGLIIINDAKRGDIGSTAEAYSEAFLGESSLSSHAVTVNPFLGSDGIVPFLNKSIEYSKGLFILLKTSNPSSGELQDLTLYNGNKFYMYLASLLKGLSTSLGNYGFSNLGAVVGATYPEQSKNLREYLPNTLFLVPGYGEQGGKLTELEPFFNNDGNGSLISSSRSILYSYIKEEPEEWGDLKMSQLKEIIEATCIKFKEDINRIR, from the coding sequence TTGGAAGAATTTTCAGATTTAGTAATTAAAACAAGTATGGAGAAAGAGAGTTCTATTGTTGTTGGTTTAGATCCTATCATTTCATACTTTCCTAAGAATCTTCAAGGAAACGGTAATATTTGCAAAGCTATTTATGATTTTAACAAATTAGTAATTGATGTTATCCATCCGTTTGTTGTCGCTATTAAACCGCAGCTAGCATACTACGAAGTTTATGGAAGTAAAGGAATTCTAGCACTAGAGAAAACAATCAAATATGCAAAATCAAAAGGATTAATCATTATTAATGACGCAAAGAGAGGTGATATTGGTTCAACTGCAGAGGCTTATTCTGAAGCATTTTTAGGTGAGTCCTCACTATCTAGTCATGCAGTAACAGTTAATCCGTTTTTAGGAAGTGATGGGATTGTTCCTTTTTTAAATAAATCAATTGAGTATTCAAAAGGTTTATTTATTCTATTAAAAACGTCCAATCCTTCTTCAGGAGAGCTTCAAGATCTAACCCTTTACAACGGTAACAAGTTTTATATGTATTTGGCGTCATTATTGAAGGGATTGAGTACAAGTCTAGGAAACTATGGATTTTCTAATTTAGGTGCTGTAGTAGGAGCAACATATCCTGAACAGTCAAAAAACCTAAGAGAATACCTGCCAAATACTTTATTTTTAGTTCCCGGCTACGGGGAACAAGGTGGGAAATTGACCGAATTAGAGCCCTTTTTTAATAATGATGGAAATGGCTCATTAATTAGTTCTTCCAGGTCAATATTATATTCATATATAAAAGAAGAACCTGAAGAGTGGGGGGATCTTAAAATGAGCCAATTAAAGGAAATAATTGAAGCAACATGTATCAAATTTAAAGAAGATATTAATCGAATACGTTAA
- a CDS encoding FtsW/RodA/SpoVE family cell cycle protein — MFAKERSYFDYTLVFFIFLIMICSCVAISSAEKYAQYSENFMMKQLIWFVLGAVIAAFIFLFDSEQIQKITPYLYGLGVVLLLGILIAPESIAPVRNGAKSWFIVPGIGSIQPSEYMKIFLILMLSNIIQKHDEHSMNHHIKQDLFLLVKIAVVALIPIFLVLKQNDFGSSLVMLVITSGIVFASDINWRIIVSFIGMAVCGVGLLVVLFIFHPEFLLKFFGEYQLNRIYSWLDPFGNSQDIGYQLKQSLLAIGSGMLGGKGYLNSEVYIPEAHSDFIFTIVSEEFGFLGASVVVSLYFLLVYRLIVIAIYSRGDLFNTLICIGVATLFTFHVFQNIGMVSGLLPITGIPLLLLSYGGSSVMSCMIALGLVLNISLKKKDYLFSNDD; from the coding sequence ATGTTTGCTAAAGAGAGAAGTTATTTCGATTATACACTTGTATTTTTCATTTTTCTCATTATGATATGTAGCTGTGTGGCGATTTCAAGTGCAGAAAAGTATGCTCAATATAGTGAAAATTTCATGATGAAACAATTAATCTGGTTTGTTCTGGGTGCAGTTATCGCTGCGTTTATCTTTCTTTTTGATAGTGAACAAATACAAAAGATCACTCCATACCTTTATGGATTAGGAGTTGTTTTACTGCTCGGAATCCTCATTGCACCAGAGTCAATTGCACCTGTTCGCAATGGAGCAAAGTCATGGTTTATCGTGCCAGGTATAGGCTCTATACAGCCCTCAGAATACATGAAAATATTTCTAATATTGATGCTTTCGAATATTATTCAAAAGCACGATGAACATTCCATGAATCATCATATTAAACAAGATTTATTCCTTCTTGTAAAAATTGCGGTTGTCGCTTTAATCCCCATATTTTTAGTATTGAAGCAAAATGATTTCGGCTCTTCACTCGTTATGCTCGTCATTACTTCAGGAATTGTTTTTGCTTCTGATATCAATTGGCGAATTATTGTGTCGTTTATAGGAATGGCTGTATGTGGTGTGGGATTACTTGTTGTTTTATTTATTTTCCATCCGGAATTTCTATTGAAATTCTTTGGAGAATATCAGTTAAACCGAATCTATTCCTGGCTTGATCCATTTGGAAACTCACAAGATATTGGATATCAATTAAAACAATCATTATTAGCGATTGGTTCTGGAATGTTAGGTGGAAAAGGATATCTAAATAGTGAGGTCTATATACCGGAAGCCCATTCAGATTTTATTTTTACAATCGTATCAGAGGAATTTGGCTTTTTAGGAGCTAGTGTTGTTGTTTCTCTTTATTTTCTCCTTGTTTATAGATTAATCGTAATAGCGATCTATTCAAGAGGAGATCTATTTAATACATTGATATGTATTGGAGTTGCAACGTTATTTACGTTTCATGTTTTCCAAAATATCGGGATGGTGTCAGGGCTCTTACCAATTACAGGTATCCCTTTACTTTTACTTAGTTACGGGGGAAGCTCTGTTATGTCATGCATGATTGCATTAGGATTAGTGTTAAACATTTCTTTGAAGAAAAAAGATTATTTGTTTTCAAATGATGATTAG